A window of Candidatus Woesearchaeota archaeon contains these coding sequences:
- the twy1 gene encoding 4-demethylwyosine synthase TYW1, which yields MVKQELKKMLEKQNYGIVGNNSAVKICTWTKKSLRDEDFCYKQKFYGIRSHLCCQMTPALDYCPNSCLFCWRAVELTSGAMMEKAEDEPEEIIKGCIEGQRKLLSGFPGNAKANQKKVRESMEPMHFAISLAGEPTSYPKLDELIGLLHKKGKTTFLVTNGQFPEKIKSLKNLPTQLYISLIAPDEETYKKTAAPVFRDAWSRLSQSLKIMAELRGKTRTVIRMTLVKGLNMHSPEKYAELIKTANPLFVEAKAYMYVGYSRQRLKIENMPRHSEILEFSKEIARHSGYKIIDEKENSRVVLLMQKDFSGRIMKFPENHKNPLSANF from the coding sequence ATGGTTAAGCAGGAGCTCAAAAAGATGCTTGAAAAGCAGAATTACGGGATTGTCGGGAATAATTCCGCTGTGAAAATATGCACATGGACAAAGAAGTCCCTCAGGGATGAGGATTTCTGCTACAAGCAGAAGTTCTACGGCATAAGAAGCCATCTCTGCTGCCAGATGACTCCTGCGCTGGATTACTGCCCGAACAGCTGCCTTTTCTGCTGGCGGGCAGTTGAGCTTACATCAGGCGCAATGATGGAAAAAGCGGAGGATGAGCCAGAGGAAATAATAAAGGGATGCATTGAAGGGCAGAGAAAGCTGCTTTCAGGCTTTCCAGGAAACGCAAAGGCAAACCAGAAGAAGGTAAGGGAGTCAATGGAGCCGATGCACTTTGCAATCTCCCTTGCAGGAGAGCCCACATCCTACCCGAAGCTTGACGAGTTAATAGGGCTCCTCCACAAAAAGGGCAAGACAACATTCCTTGTGACAAACGGGCAGTTCCCTGAAAAAATAAAGAGCCTGAAAAATCTTCCCACCCAATTATACATCTCGCTTATCGCACCTGACGAGGAAACATACAAAAAAACAGCTGCACCTGTTTTTAGGGACGCCTGGAGCAGATTATCACAATCCCTTAAAATAATGGCTGAACTGCGCGGTAAAACGAGGACGGTTATAAGGATGACTTTAGTAAAGGGGCTTAACATGCACTCGCCGGAAAAATACGCTGAACTGATAAAAACTGCAAATCCGCTTTTTGTCGAGGCAAAGGCATACATGTATGTAGGCTACTCTCGGCAGCGCCTCAAGATTGAGAACATGCCCCGGCATTCCGAGATTTTGGAATTCTCAAAGGAGATTGCCAGGCATTCAGGATACAAAATAATTGATGAGAAGGAGAACAGCAGGGTAGTGCTCCTTATGCAGAAGGATTTTTCCGGAAGGATAATGAAATTTCCCGAAAATCATAAAAATCCACTGAGCGCGAATTTTTAG
- a CDS encoding tRNA (N(6)-L-threonylcarbamoyladenosine(37)-C(2))-methylthiotransferase, which produces MEFYIENYGCSANTASGEIIAGLLEKAGLINVENPKNAQIIIINTCIVKAPTEHAMLRRIKLLSETFPEKKIIVAGCLADVEKEEALAVSPNASFLGSHHIREITSLVKKIIKGKSAEITGYANEIKLSLPRERKNPAIAIIPICEGCIGNCAYCIVKIAKGKLFSYPMESVLKEIKASVKSGCREVWITSQDNSTYMLDKQKKSALPELMKGIDSIPGKFWTRIGMMNPDSIMPVLDDLIPKFRSDKVFKFIHIPVQSGSDEVLKRMRRKYTSDDFREIISEFRKKIPKITLSTDIICGFPGEAREQFMESVNLVKEIQPDFLNISRFWAMKGTEALQMKGQINGNETKERSKILTIEFSKIAVEKNRAEIGTQSSVLIDDDLGNGNFIGRTEFYKPVSVKAEKYRNYFGRKIGDAFGQFIDVKITGAGKFSLSGEIVGRIRD; this is translated from the coding sequence ATGGAGTTTTACATTGAGAATTACGGATGCTCTGCAAACACCGCGAGCGGGGAGATTATTGCAGGGCTGCTTGAAAAGGCAGGGCTCATAAATGTTGAGAACCCAAAGAACGCGCAGATAATCATCATAAACACCTGCATAGTTAAGGCGCCGACTGAGCACGCAATGCTCAGAAGAATAAAGCTCCTCTCCGAAACATTTCCAGAAAAAAAGATTATTGTGGCAGGATGCCTTGCCGATGTTGAGAAGGAAGAGGCGCTTGCAGTTTCCCCAAATGCATCTTTTCTCGGAAGCCACCATATAAGAGAGATAACATCCCTTGTTAAAAAAATCATTAAAGGAAAGAGCGCTGAAATTACCGGATACGCAAATGAAATTAAGCTCTCCCTTCCCCGGGAGAGAAAAAACCCGGCAATTGCAATTATCCCGATTTGCGAGGGATGCATTGGAAACTGCGCATACTGCATTGTAAAGATTGCAAAGGGAAAGCTCTTCTCATATCCCATGGAAAGCGTCCTTAAGGAGATTAAAGCAAGCGTGAAATCAGGATGCAGGGAGGTTTGGATAACCTCGCAGGACAACTCAACCTACATGCTTGACAAACAGAAAAAGAGCGCCCTTCCTGAGCTTATGAAGGGAATTGACAGTATTCCCGGAAAATTCTGGACAAGAATAGGGATGATGAATCCAGACAGCATAATGCCTGTGCTTGATGATTTAATTCCCAAATTCCGCTCAGACAAGGTTTTCAAGTTCATACATATACCTGTGCAGTCAGGGAGCGATGAAGTGCTTAAGAGAATGAGAAGGAAGTATACCTCAGATGATTTCAGGGAGATTATTTCTGAATTCAGGAAGAAAATTCCCAAAATAACCCTGAGCACAGACATAATATGCGGATTTCCAGGTGAGGCAAGGGAGCAGTTCATGGAATCAGTCAATCTTGTGAAGGAAATACAACCTGATTTCCTGAACATCTCAAGATTCTGGGCTATGAAAGGCACAGAAGCGCTTCAGATGAAAGGGCAGATAAACGGAAACGAGACAAAGGAGCGCTCAAAAATCCTGACAATTGAGTTCTCAAAGATTGCAGTTGAAAAAAATAGGGCTGAGATTGGAACCCAGAGCTCTGTCCTCATTGATGATGATTTGGGAAACGGAAATTTCATCGGAAGGACTGAATTCTACAAGCCTGTTTCAGTGAAGGCGGAAAAATACAGGAACTACTTTGGAAGGAAAATCGGGGACGCTTTCGGGCAGTTCATTGATGTTAAAATAACAGGTGCAGGAAAATTCTCGCTTTCAGGGGAGATAGTTGGGCGCATCAGGGACTGA
- a CDS encoding AAA family ATPase produces MADSRKGTGVSGSARVATGIPGFDSMIGGGFLPNSVNLLSGGTGTGKTLFAMQFLYNGAMKGESGLFISMEEDLSDLKDDAKAMGWDFDKLEKEERVSFIYVYPYNISDFQSQLISQITDKNAKRVVIDSTSVFGMALEDEYEVRKQLYTFASQLKRLNCTTILTSEIVGDTALGSPSNSLSRFGVEEFVSDSVIVFYYSGLGGEGDRAFRIMKMRRTDHAKGVIPFKITEKGIIVLSKENSYR; encoded by the coding sequence ATGGCAGATTCAAGAAAGGGCACTGGCGTTTCTGGTTCAGCGAGGGTTGCAACAGGCATACCTGGCTTTGATTCTATGATTGGAGGGGGATTCCTGCCTAATTCAGTAAATCTGCTCTCAGGGGGAACTGGAACAGGGAAGACCCTGTTTGCAATGCAGTTCCTCTACAACGGGGCAATGAAAGGGGAAAGCGGGCTATTCATCTCAATGGAAGAGGACCTTTCTGACCTTAAGGATGACGCAAAGGCAATGGGCTGGGACTTTGACAAGCTTGAAAAAGAAGAAAGGGTAAGCTTCATTTATGTTTACCCTTATAACATTTCTGATTTCCAGAGCCAGCTGATTTCCCAAATCACAGACAAGAATGCAAAGAGGGTTGTGATTGACTCAACAAGCGTCTTCGGGATGGCTCTTGAGGACGAGTATGAAGTCAGAAAACAGCTCTATACTTTTGCATCCCAGCTGAAAAGGCTTAACTGCACAACAATTCTCACTTCAGAGATAGTCGGGGACACAGCCCTTGGAAGCCCATCCAACTCGCTCTCAAGGTTCGGAGTTGAGGAGTTTGTGTCTGACAGCGTGATTGTATTTTACTACAGCGGGCTTGGCGGGGAAGGGGACAGGGCTTTTAGAATAATGAAAATGAGAAGGACTGACCATGCAAAGGGGGTAATTCCCTTCAAGATAACTGAAAAGGGGATAATCGTATTATCAAAGGAAAATAGCTACAGATGA